TTTCAGCCGGCCGCTGCGCGGGTGTATAAGCTGAAGGTGATGGCGAAGCCGGAGGAAAGCGCGGGAGGGATGCGGAGCGCGGTGCGTTTCCCGCTGCGCCTGCCCATCTCCGTGCGCAGCGAGGCCGAGGAACGCACTGCGGAAACGCGCGACATCTCCGCCGGCGGCGTGTTGTTCTACGTGGACAAGGACATGCACGTCGGTTCCATCATCGAGTTCACCATCGCCATGCCGGCATCGGTCCTCAACACCGAGGCGGACGTGCTGGTAAACTGCACCGGCAGGGTGGTG
This DNA window, taken from Terriglobales bacterium, encodes the following:
- a CDS encoding PilZ domain-containing protein, which produces MAKPEESAGGMRSAVRFPLRLPISVRSEAEERTAETRDISAGGVLFYVDKDMHVGSIIEFTIAMPASVLNTEADVLVNCTGRVVRCTSEDGKRMVAAVIDEYRFERR